A stretch of Thermodesulfobacteriota bacterium DNA encodes these proteins:
- the ndk gene encoding nucleoside-diphosphate kinase, with protein sequence MEKTLSIIKPDGVKKGIIGEVIKRFENNGLRVVAMKMLWMDKKEAEGFYDVHKGKDFFDSLTDFMSSGPAVMMVLEGENAIAKNRQIMGATNPEKAEKGTIRKEFASGIERNIVHGSDSPETATSEIAYFFNALEIFDY encoded by the coding sequence ATGGAAAAAACACTATCAATTATTAAACCCGATGGGGTAAAAAAAGGGATAATTGGAGAGGTTATCAAGAGATTTGAAAATAATGGGTTGAGAGTCGTCGCCATGAAGATGCTATGGATGGATAAAAAAGAGGCAGAAGGATTTTATGATGTACATAAGGGCAAAGATTTTTTTGATAGTCTGACTGATTTTATGTCTTCTGGCCCAGCAGTGATGATGGTTTTGGAAGGGGAAAATGCCATAGCGAAGAACCGTCAAATAATGGGTGCCACAAATCCAGAAAAGGCAGAGAAAGGAACTATTAGAAAAGAGTTTGCTTCTGGTATAGAAAGGAATATCGTTCACGGTTCGGATTCCCCCGAAACTGCCACCTCTGAAATTG
- the tuf gene encoding elongation factor Tu, which translates to MSKKRFERTKPHVNIGTIGHVDHGKTTLTSAITRVLSNQGFAEFRSYDSIDNAPEEKERGLTIAIAHVEYETGKRHYAHIDCPGHADYIKNMITGAAQMDGTVLVVSAADGPMPQTREHILLARQVRVPYIVVYLNKADMVDDQELMELVELEVRELLTDYDFPGDEIPVISGSALKALECGCGKRECNNCRSILELMDAVDAYIPEPVRDIDKPFLLPVEDVFSISGRGTVVTGRAERGVIKVGDEVEIVGIRPTLKTVCTGVEMFRKILDQGQAGDNIGVLLRGTKRDEVERGQVVSKPGSITPHKRFKAEVYILAKEEGGRHTPFFNGYRPQFYFRTTDVTGVVALPEGVEMVMPGDNVSLSVDLVTPIAMEKELRFAIREGGRTVGAGVISDIIE; encoded by the coding sequence ATGTCAAAGAAGAGGTTTGAGAGGACTAAGCCGCATGTTAACATAGGTACGATAGGTCATGTTGATCATGGTAAGACGACATTGACTTCAGCGATAACCAGGGTATTGAGTAATCAGGGTTTTGCGGAGTTTAGGTCTTATGATAGTATAGACAATGCGCCGGAGGAGAAGGAGCGTGGGTTAACGATAGCGATAGCGCATGTGGAGTATGAGACGGGGAAGAGGCATTATGCGCATATAGATTGTCCTGGGCATGCGGATTACATAAAGAACATGATTACAGGTGCGGCGCAGATGGATGGTACGGTTTTAGTGGTTAGTGCTGCGGATGGTCCGATGCCTCAGACGAGAGAGCACATATTATTAGCCAGGCAGGTTAGAGTGCCTTACATAGTTGTATATTTGAACAAGGCGGACATGGTAGATGATCAGGAGTTAATGGAGTTAGTGGAGTTAGAGGTTAGAGAGCTTTTGACTGATTATGATTTTCCTGGGGATGAGATACCTGTTATATCTGGGTCAGCGCTTAAGGCGTTGGAGTGTGGTTGTGGCAAGAGAGAGTGTAATAATTGTAGGAGTATATTGGAGTTAATGGATGCGGTAGATGCGTATATTCCTGAGCCTGTTCGGGACATAGACAAGCCGTTTTTATTACCTGTGGAGGATGTTTTCAGCATATCTGGCAGGGGTACAGTAGTGACAGGCAGGGCTGAGCGTGGGGTAATCAAGGTAGGGGATGAGGTTGAGATAGTGGGGATAAGGCCGACATTGAAGACAGTATGTACAGGGGTTGAGATGTTCAGGAAGATATTGGATCAGGGTCAGGCTGGGGACAACATAGGGGTATTACTTCGGGGGACGAAGCGGGACGAGGTAGAGCGTGGGCAGGTTGTATCGAAGCCTGGCAGTATAACTCCACACAAGAGGTTTAAGGCGGAGGTTTACATATTGGCGAAGGAGGAGGGGGGTAGGCACACTCCGTTTTTCAATGGTTATAGGCCGCAGTTTTATTTTAGGACTACAGATGTTACTGGGGTAGTGGCGTTACCGGAGGGGGTAGAGATGGTAATGCCTGGAGACAATGTATCGTTGAGTGTAGATTTGGTAACTCCGATAGCGATGGAGAAGGAGTTGAGGTTTGCTATTCGTGAAGGTGGTAGAACTGTAGGCGCTGGTGTGATAAGTGATATTATTGAATAA
- the rpmG gene encoding 50S ribosomal protein L33 has product MREIIILACGECKRRNYTTTKNKRTTPNKLELKKYCRFCRNHTIHRETK; this is encoded by the coding sequence ATGAGAGAGATTATTATCCTTGCTTGTGGTGAGTGTAAAAGGAGGAATTATACAACAACAAAAAACAAAAGAACTACACCTAATAAACTAGAACTCAAGAAGTATTGTAGGTTCTGCCGTAATCATACCATTCATAGGGAAACCAAATAA
- the secE gene encoding preprotein translocase subunit SecE: MVNEIIKFLREVKIELKKVNWPSRKETIGSTSVVLVVVIIVAIFLGLIDIGLSRLVRIILG; this comes from the coding sequence GTGGTTAATGAAATAATTAAGTTTCTCAGGGAAGTTAAAATTGAGTTAAAAAAAGTTAATTGGCCTTCTCGAAAAGAAACTATTGGGTCAACTTCTGTTGTTTTGGTTGTTGTAATTATCGTAGCTATATTTTTGGGCCTTATTGACATTGGGTTATCGAGGCTGGTCAGAATTATTTTAGGTTGA
- the nusG gene encoding transcription termination/antitermination protein NusG, translating into MTKKWYVVHTYSGCENQVKAAIEERIKSHKKEDFFSEILVPSEKVVELVKGEKKTSDRKIFPGYILINMELNNETWHIVRNTPKVTGFIGGRTDPVAIPDEEIKEILNQMSEGTLKPKPKVLYEEGDTVRVIDGPFTNFNGVVAEVKPEKGKLKVFVSIFGRSTPVELEFLQVQKI; encoded by the coding sequence ATGACAAAAAAGTGGTATGTGGTTCATACATATTCGGGCTGTGAAAATCAGGTTAAGGCGGCTATAGAAGAACGAATAAAGTCCCATAAAAAAGAAGATTTTTTTTCTGAAATTCTTGTGCCGTCAGAAAAGGTTGTTGAGCTTGTTAAGGGCGAGAAAAAGACTTCTGACCGAAAGATTTTCCCAGGATATATACTAATCAATATGGAATTAAATAACGAAACTTGGCACATTGTTAGGAATACTCCTAAAGTTACAGGTTTTATAGGTGGAAGAACCGATCCAGTAGCTATTCCGGATGAAGAAATAAAAGAGATATTGAATCAGATGAGTGAAGGGACCCTTAAGCCAAAACCCAAAGTATTATACGAGGAGGGAGATACCGTTAGAGTGATTGACGGCCCCTTTACAAATTTTAATGGTGTTGTTGCAGAAGTTAAACCTGAAAAAGGAAAGTTAAAGGTTTTTGTGAGTATCTTCGGTAGATCTACGCCGGTAGAACTGGAGTTCCTTCAAGTCCAAAAGATTTAA
- the rplK gene encoding 50S ribosomal protein L11, giving the protein MAKRIIGIIKLQVTAGKATPSPPVGPALGQHGVNIMEFCKSFNAQTQKQEGMIIPVVITVYADRSFSFITKTPPAPVLLKKAAGIVKGSGEPNRDKVGKVTRKQIEEIAKTKQPDLNAIDLPGAIKTIEGTARSMGIEVIDS; this is encoded by the coding sequence ATGGCTAAAAGGATTATTGGGATTATAAAACTTCAAGTTACAGCAGGTAAAGCGACTCCCTCCCCTCCGGTAGGCCCGGCATTGGGGCAACATGGGGTTAATATAATGGAGTTTTGTAAGTCCTTCAATGCTCAGACTCAGAAGCAAGAAGGTATGATAATCCCAGTTGTTATTACCGTATATGCCGATAGGTCATTTAGTTTCATTACTAAAACTCCTCCTGCGCCAGTTTTACTGAAAAAAGCAGCTGGAATTGTGAAAGGTTCTGGGGAACCCAATAGAGATAAAGTTGGTAAAGTTACACGCAAACAAATAGAGGAGATTGCTAAGACCAAACAGCCGGATCTTAATGCAATTGATTTACCTGGTGCTATTAAGACTATAGAGGGAACAGCTAGAAGTATGGGGATAGAAGTAATAGATTCGTAA
- the rplA gene encoding 50S ribosomal protein L1 — MAKKGKKYLEAVKKVDTTKKYELEEGIKIVKDSSYAKFDESIDVSIKLGIDPRKPDQMVRGTVVLPSGTGKEVTILVFAKGEKEKEANEAGADFVGSEDLIDKIAGGWLGFDKVVATPDMMSLVGKIGKILGPRGLMPNPKVGTVTFDVARVVKELRAGKVDFKADKTGIVHVPVGKVSFSLEKILDNIMSLLDVIIKAKPPSSKGVYLRSVVLASTMGPGVKIDPLHVRGRLK; from the coding sequence GTGGCAAAAAAAGGGAAAAAATATTTAGAGGCAGTAAAAAAGGTTGATACAACTAAAAAGTATGAGTTGGAGGAAGGTATAAAAATTGTAAAAGACAGTTCGTATGCCAAATTCGATGAATCGATTGATGTTTCCATTAAGCTTGGCATTGATCCTAGAAAGCCTGATCAAATGGTAAGAGGGACTGTAGTTTTACCTAGTGGAACAGGTAAAGAGGTTACAATTTTGGTCTTTGCAAAGGGAGAAAAAGAGAAGGAAGCAAATGAAGCTGGTGCTGATTTTGTTGGATCTGAGGATTTGATCGACAAAATTGCTGGAGGATGGCTGGGGTTTGATAAGGTTGTTGCTACTCCGGATATGATGAGTCTTGTTGGGAAAATAGGCAAAATTTTAGGACCACGGGGATTAATGCCAAATCCCAAGGTTGGTACTGTGACTTTTGATGTTGCCCGTGTGGTTAAAGAGCTAAGAGCCGGGAAGGTTGATTTTAAGGCTGACAAGACAGGCATAGTTCATGTGCCTGTTGGAAAGGTCTCTTTCAGTTTAGAAAAGATATTGGATAATATTATGTCACTTCTCGATGTTATAATTAAAGCAAAACCACCTTCAAGTAAAGGAGTGTATTTGCGTAGTGTAGTCCTTGCTTCAACCATGGGCCCCGGAGTAAAGATCGACCCTCTACATGTTAGAGGGAGATTAAAGTAA